In the Theobroma cacao cultivar B97-61/B2 chromosome 1, Criollo_cocoa_genome_V2, whole genome shotgun sequence genome, one interval contains:
- the LOC18611514 gene encoding uncharacterized protein LOC18611514 has translation MVVASSNPHNREMQIRRRINSIFNKREDDFPSLREYNNYLEEVEDMIFNLIEGIDVQAIEEKISKYQVENAEQIMINQARKAEDLAAAMAASKGLPIQADADGALNQSSQAGFVAGAQGQYAPTVPGGQPRPTGMAPQPVPLAGGLDMHGYALDDEEMMKLRAERGGRAGGWSIELSKRRALEEAFASIWI, from the exons ATGGTGGTTGCTAGTTCCAATCCTCACAACAGGGAGATGCAAATCCGTAGAAGAATAAACAGCAT attcaATAAAAGAGAAGATGATTTTCCATCCCTGAGAGAATACAATAATTATTTGGAAGAAGTGGAAGATATGA tttttaatttgattgaagGAATAGATGTTCAAgctattgaagaaaaaattagtAAGTATCAGGTAGAAAATGCTGAGCAGATAATGATCAATCAAGCTCGGAAG GCTGAAGATTTAGCTGCAGCTATGGCAGCAAGCAAGGGACTTCCCATACAGGCTGATGCTGATGGG GCCTTAAACCAGAGCTCTCAAGCAGGGTTTGTTGCTGGTGCCCAAGGTCAATATGCACCTACGGTTCCTGGAGGGCAGCCACGACCAACAGGCATGGCTCCACAACCTGTGCCACTTGCAGGTGGGCTGGACATGCATGGTTATGCTCTGGATGATGAGGAAATGATGAAGCTTCGAGCAGAAAGAGGTGGACGAGCGGGAGGGTGGAGTATAGAGTTGAGCAAGAGGAGGGCCCTCGAAGAAGCCTTTGCAAGCATTTGGATTTGA
- the LOC18611515 gene encoding histone H3.3 produces the protein MARTKQTARKSTGGKAPRKQLATKAARKSAPTTGGVKKPHRYRPGTVALREIRKYQKSTELLIRKLPFQRLVREIAQDFKTDLRFQSHAVLALQEAAEAYLVGLFEDTNLCAIHAKRVTIMPKDIQLARRIRGERA, from the exons ATGGCCCGTACTAAGCAAACTGCTCGTAAGTCAACTGGAGGAAAGGCTCCTAGGAAGCAACTAGCTACCAAG GCTGCCCGTAAGTCCGCCCCAACCACCGGTGGTGTGAAGAAGCCCCATCGCTACCGTCCTGGAACTGTTGCCCTGCG TGAAATTCGTAAGTACCAGAAGAGTACTGAGCTCCTTATCAGGAAATTACCATTCCAGAGGCTTGTCCGTGAAATTGCCCAGGACTTCAAG ACTGATCTGCGTTTCCAGAGCCATGCTGTTCTGGCTCTCCAGGAAGCTGCAGAGGCATACCTTGTGGGGCTTTTCGAAGACACCAACCTGTGCGCCATCCATGCCAAGCGTGTCACAATCATGCCCAAGGACATCCAACTGGCTCGTAGGATCAGGGGCGAGCGTGCTTAA
- the LOC18611513 gene encoding protein SCAI, translating to MAEEDEVVSKTFRALVENADRKFARVRDFPSYGRAQGQHYFQKVFKAYMRLWKYQQEHRTELVKAGLNRWEIGEIAGRIGQLYFGQYMRTSEARFLVEAYIFYEAILKRKYFEGCKVRDLGVRFKELRFYARFLLVSLILNRTEMVKVIVEKLRALVDDCKANFRETNFKEWKLVVQEIVRFMNVDTTFTITGARPFRYCAMFDCHPSSVPYVARFHAKKVLKFREAILMSYHRNEVKFAELTLDAYRMLQCLEWEPSGSFYQKHQAEPKENGVAVDYSGASGLIDMNLAAEMTDPSLPPNPRKAILYRPSVTHLIAAMATICEELPPESIILVYLSASGKPGHVTASPVENSGGSRRTTKSKLASHNSLELNKSTPESHINGKKGSSDFYEDYLWLGPKANRGSSNLYPGDIIPFTRRPLFLIIDSDSSHAFKVLHGAERGEKAALLLSPLRPMFKDPSSADIIQNGSQFSFFLTSPLQAFCQMVGFSLSDSDVEVLTSAENILSTAFSKWEVILCKSPSLDLVWAQVLSDPFLRRLIVRFIFCRAVLSAFCPPEGSDQYLPVCLPQLPNSLSPKSNVVQSAVSHLADHLKVADCFHFDNM from the exons ATGGCGGAGGAGGACGAAGTTGTTTCGAAGACCTTTCGAGCTCTTGTCGAGAACGCGGACCGTAAATTCGCAAGAGTCCGGGACTTCCCGTCGTACGGACGAGCACAAGGCCAACACTATTTCCAGAAAGTCTTCAAAGCCTACATGCGGTTATGGAAGTACCAGCAAGAGCACCGAACCGAGCTTGTCAAAGCCGGTTTGAACCGGTGGGAGATAGGCGAGATCGCCGGTCGGATCGGCCAGTTGTATTTCGGCCAGTACATGAGGACGAGCGAGGCTAGGTTTCTCGTGGAAGCGTACATTTTTTATGAAGCGATTTTAAAGAGGAAGTATTTTGAAGGGTGTAAAGTGAGGGATCTCGGTGTCCGGTTTAAGGAATTGAGATTTTACGCCCGGTTTTTGCTGGTTTCGTTGATTTTGAACCGGACCGAGATGGTCAAAGTTATTGTTGAAAAGCTTAGAGCTCTTGTTGATGATTGCAAGGCTAATTTCCgg gaaacaaattttaaagagtGGAAGCTAGTAGTGCAAGAAATTGTTCGCTTTATGAATGTTGATACAACTTTTACAATTACAGGTGCCAGGCCATTTCGCTACTGTGCTATGTTTGACTGTCATCCAAGTTCTGTTCCATATGTGGCTCGATTCCATGCAAAGAAGGTTCTAAAGTTTCGAGAAGCAATCCTGATGAGTTATCATCGGAATGAG GTAAAATTTGCAGAACTTACTCTGGATGCATACAGAATGCTGCAATGTTTGGAATGGGAGCCTAGTGGATCATTTTACCAAAAGCATCAAGCTGAACCGAAGGAGAATGGTGTTGCAGTCGATTATTCTGGAGCTTCTGGACTAATAGATATGAATTTGGCTGCAGAGATGACTGATCCTTCTTTACCTCCAAATCCTAGGAAGGCTATCCTGTATCGACCATCTGTAACACATTTGATAGCA GCTATGGCAACAATTTGCGAGGAGCTCCCTCCAGAGAGCATTATTCTAGTTTATCTATCAGCCTCGG GGAAGCCTGGTCATGTTACTGCTTCTCCGGTAGAAAATTCAGGAGGGTCTAGGCGTACAACAAAAAGCAAACTTGCTTCTCACAATTCCCTAGAACTGAATAAATCTACACCTGAATCGCACATTAATGGCAAGAAAGGCTCTAGTGACTTTTATGAGGATTATCTGTGGTTAGGTCCTAAAGCAAATCGTG GTTCAAGTAATCTCTACCCTGGTGATATAATTCCTTTCACCCGAAGACCACTTTTCTTGATCATTGATAGTGACAGCAGCCATGCATTCAAG GTCTTACATGGTGCAGAAAGGGGAGAGAAAGCTGCCCTACTACTTTCGCCACTAAGACCAATGTTCAAGGACCCATCTAGTGCTGATATTATTCAGAATGGAAgtcaattttcctttttcttgacTTCTCCTTTACAAGCATTTTGCCAAATGGTTGGCTTCTCCTTGTCTGATAGTGATGTG GAAGTTCTCACTAGTGCTGAAAACATACTGTCTACTGCTTTCTCCAAGTGGGAAGTCATTCTCTGCAAATCACCTAGCCTGGATCTGGTTTGGGCGCAGGTTTTATCTGATCCTTTTCTAAGGCGGCTTATTGTTAg ATTCATATTCTGTCGAGCTGTGCTCTCTGCCTTCTGCCCTCCAGAAGGGAGTGATCAATATCTGCCCGTTTGCCTACCACAACTTCCTAATTCTCTCTCTCCCAAGTCCAATGTTGTGCAGTCTGCTGTCAGCCATCTTGCAGATCACCTGAAAGTTGCTGACTGCTTCCACTTTGACAACATGTAA